One window of Streptomyces sp. FIT100 genomic DNA carries:
- the recN gene encoding DNA repair protein RecN — translation MRIRSLGVIDDAVVELSPGFTAVTGETGAGKTMVVTSLGLLLGGRADPALVRIGAKSAVVEGRVTMPPDAPAAVRAEEAGAELDDGALLISRTVSAEGRSRAHIGGRSVPVGMLTELADELVAVHGQTDQQGLLKPARQRGALDRYAGDAVAGPHAKYLAAYRRLKAVSTELAELTTRARERAQEADLLRFGLNEVAGVEPRAGEDLELAAEAERLGHAEALASAASLAHGALVGNPEDPEGVDATTLVAGAGRALDSVRSHDPALAALADRMGEISILLADVAGELAGYADDLDADPLRLAAVEERRAALTGLTRKYGEDINAVLAWAEEGAGRLTELEGDDDRIDELTAERDALRAELSGLAQALTDARTEAAARFAEAVTAELAHLAMPHARVTIDIRQSDDPDGIEVNGRTVAYASSGADEVELLLAPHPGAQPRPIAKGASGGELSRVMLAVEVVFAGTDPVPTYLFDEVDAGVGGKAAVEIGRRLAKLAKSAQVVVVTHLPQVAAFADRQLLVEKTDDGSVTRSGVTVLEGEDRVRELSRMLAGQEDSQTARAHAEELLATARAEV, via the coding sequence ATGCGGATACGGTCGCTCGGGGTCATCGACGACGCAGTCGTCGAGCTGTCCCCCGGATTCACCGCGGTGACCGGTGAGACCGGCGCGGGCAAGACCATGGTCGTCACCAGCCTGGGGCTGCTGCTCGGCGGGCGAGCCGACCCTGCGCTCGTGCGGATCGGCGCCAAGTCGGCGGTCGTGGAGGGGCGGGTCACCATGCCCCCGGACGCGCCCGCGGCCGTACGGGCCGAGGAGGCCGGGGCCGAGCTGGACGACGGCGCTCTGCTGATCAGCCGGACCGTCTCGGCCGAGGGGCGCTCCCGCGCCCATATCGGCGGGCGTTCCGTGCCCGTCGGCATGCTCACCGAGCTGGCCGACGAGCTCGTCGCCGTCCACGGGCAGACCGACCAGCAGGGCCTGCTCAAGCCGGCCCGGCAGCGGGGGGCCCTGGACCGGTACGCGGGCGACGCGGTCGCCGGGCCGCACGCCAAGTACCTGGCGGCGTACCGTCGGCTCAAGGCCGTCTCCACTGAGCTGGCCGAGCTGACCACGCGCGCCCGTGAGCGCGCTCAGGAAGCCGATCTGCTGCGGTTCGGGCTGAACGAGGTCGCCGGTGTCGAACCGCGCGCCGGGGAGGACCTGGAGCTGGCCGCCGAGGCCGAGCGGCTGGGCCACGCCGAGGCCCTCGCCTCCGCCGCGTCGCTCGCCCACGGCGCGCTCGTCGGCAATCCCGAGGACCCCGAGGGCGTCGACGCCACGACCCTCGTCGCGGGCGCCGGGCGCGCCCTGGACTCCGTACGCTCCCACGACCCGGCGCTCGCTGCGCTCGCCGACCGGATGGGCGAGATCTCCATCCTGCTCGCCGATGTGGCGGGGGAGCTCGCCGGATACGCCGACGACCTCGACGCCGACCCGCTGCGGCTGGCGGCCGTGGAGGAGCGGCGGGCCGCGCTCACCGGACTCACCCGCAAGTACGGCGAGGACATCAACGCCGTGCTCGCCTGGGCCGAGGAAGGCGCCGGGCGCCTCACCGAGCTTGAGGGCGACGACGACCGGATCGACGAGCTGACCGCGGAGCGCGACGCGCTGCGAGCCGAACTGTCCGGGCTGGCCCAGGCGTTGACCGACGCCCGTACGGAGGCGGCGGCGCGGTTCGCGGAGGCGGTCACGGCGGAGCTGGCGCATCTCGCGATGCCGCACGCGCGGGTGACCATCGACATCCGGCAGTCCGACGACCCCGACGGGATCGAGGTCAACGGCCGCACCGTCGCGTACGCGTCGTCCGGCGCCGACGAGGTCGAACTGCTCCTCGCCCCGCACCCCGGCGCCCAGCCCCGCCCGATCGCCAAGGGCGCATCCGGCGGTGAGCTGTCGCGCGTCATGCTCGCGGTGGAGGTCGTCTTCGCGGGGACCGACCCCGTGCCGACCTACCTCTTCGACGAGGTCGACGCGGGCGTCGGCGGCAAGGCGGCGGTCGAGATCGGCCGGCGGCTGGCGAAGCTCGCGAAGTCCGCGCAGGTCGTCGTCGTCACTCACCTGCCCCAGGTGGCGGCCTTCGCCGATCGCCAACTGCTCGTCGAGA
- a CDS encoding NAD kinase encodes MTDTSGTRTGGGTGGTRTVFLLAHTGRPAAIRSAELVVQGLLRAGLGVRVLAFEAADLPLPPDVETVPEATPEVLDGCELLIVLGGDGTLLRGAEFARASGVPMLGVNLGRVGFLAEAERDDLDKVVDRVVTRSYEVEERMTIDVVVRTNGDVVHRDWALNEAAVQKVSAERMLEVVLEIDGRPVTGFGCDGIVCATPTGSTAYAFSAGGPVVWPEVEALLMVPISAHALFAKPLVTSVTSVLAVEVQPGTPHGVLWCDGRRMVELPPAARVEVRRGAVPVRLARLHHASFTNRLVAKFALPVSGWRGAPH; translated from the coding sequence GTGACCGATACGAGCGGTACGAGGACGGGCGGGGGGACGGGCGGGACACGGACCGTCTTCCTGCTGGCGCACACGGGACGGCCTGCGGCGATCCGCAGTGCCGAGCTGGTCGTGCAGGGCCTGCTGCGGGCGGGCCTCGGGGTGCGGGTGCTCGCCTTCGAGGCGGCCGACCTGCCGCTGCCCCCGGACGTGGAGACGGTGCCCGAGGCCACGCCCGAGGTGCTCGACGGCTGCGAACTGCTGATCGTGCTCGGCGGCGACGGGACGCTGCTGCGGGGCGCGGAGTTCGCCCGGGCCTCCGGTGTGCCGATGCTCGGCGTCAACCTGGGTCGGGTCGGCTTCCTGGCGGAGGCGGAGCGGGACGACCTCGACAAGGTCGTCGACCGGGTGGTGACGCGGTCGTACGAGGTCGAGGAGCGGATGACCATCGACGTCGTCGTCCGCACCAACGGTGACGTCGTGCACCGGGACTGGGCGCTGAACGAGGCAGCCGTGCAGAAGGTCTCGGCCGAGCGGATGCTGGAGGTCGTCCTGGAGATCGACGGCCGGCCGGTGACCGGCTTCGGCTGCGACGGCATCGTCTGCGCGACTCCCACCGGGTCGACCGCGTACGCCTTCTCGGCCGGCGGGCCCGTGGTGTGGCCGGAGGTCGAGGCGCTGCTGATGGTGCCGATCAGCGCGCACGCCCTCTTCGCGAAGCCGCTGGTGACGTCGGTGACGTCCGTCCTCGCGGTCGAGGTCCAGCCGGGGACGCCGCACGGGGTGCTGTGGTGCGACGGCCGCCGCATGGTGGAGCTGCCGCCGGCGGCGCGTGTGGAGGTCCGGCGGGGCGCGGTGCCGGTGCGGCTGGCGCGGCTGCACCACGCGTCCTTCACGAACCGGCTGGTCGCGAAATTCGCGCTGCCGGTGTCGGGGTGGCGCGGCGCGCCGCACTGA
- a CDS encoding TlyA family RNA methyltransferase, whose amino-acid sequence MAGVARRRLDAELVRRKLARSREHASQLIAAGRVTVGGNTATKSATQVETAAAIVVAQDDGDPEYVSRGGHKLAGALAAFVPQGLKVEGRRALDAGASTGGFTDVLLRAGAAQVVAVDVGYGQLAWSLQSDERVTVKDRTNVRELTLEAIDGEAVDLIVGDLSFIPLGLVLPALVRCTAPGADLVLMVKPQFEVGKERLGSGGVVRSPELRAEAVRTVARQAAGLGLGVQGVTASPLPGPSGNVEYFLWLRAGAPELDPADVDRAVAEGPR is encoded by the coding sequence GTGGCAGGAGTGGCACGCCGCCGTCTCGACGCCGAGCTGGTACGCCGCAAGCTCGCCCGCTCGCGCGAGCACGCGAGCCAGCTGATCGCGGCGGGGCGGGTGACCGTCGGCGGCAACACCGCGACGAAGTCCGCCACCCAGGTCGAGACGGCCGCCGCCATCGTCGTCGCCCAGGACGACGGCGACCCCGAGTACGTCTCGCGCGGCGGCCACAAGCTCGCGGGCGCCCTCGCCGCCTTCGTACCCCAGGGGCTGAAGGTCGAGGGACGGCGGGCGCTGGACGCGGGCGCGTCCACCGGCGGCTTCACGGACGTGCTGCTCAGAGCGGGTGCGGCGCAGGTCGTCGCCGTGGACGTCGGGTACGGCCAGCTCGCCTGGTCCCTCCAGAGCGATGAACGCGTCACCGTCAAGGACCGTACGAATGTGCGTGAGTTGACCCTGGAGGCGATCGACGGGGAGGCGGTGGACCTGATCGTGGGGGACCTGTCCTTCATCCCGCTCGGCCTCGTGCTGCCCGCGCTCGTACGGTGCACGGCGCCCGGCGCGGATCTCGTCCTGATGGTCAAGCCGCAGTTCGAGGTGGGCAAGGAGCGGCTCGGCAGCGGCGGAGTGGTGCGCAGCCCCGAGCTGCGCGCGGAGGCGGTGCGGACCGTGGCGCGGCAGGCCGCGGGGCTCGGCCTCGGAGTGCAGGGCGTGACCGCCAGCCCGCTGCCCGGACCCTCCGGCAATGTCGAGTACTTTCTGTGGCTCCGGGCCGGGGCGCCCGAGCTGGACCCGGCGGATGTCGATCGTGCAGTGGCGGAGGGGCCGCGGTGA
- a CDS encoding SCP2 sterol-binding domain-containing protein, whose amino-acid sequence MATTEECRSALDRLSDNLAKANGEVRSAAVLDRSLSCHIKDLDITFTGRLAAGRIEVMDTHDGPPGQKAEIRLAMTGDDLVSMVDGELNFARAWASGRVRLEAGLRDLLRLRALL is encoded by the coding sequence ATGGCGACGACGGAGGAGTGCCGCAGCGCACTCGACAGACTTTCGGACAACCTGGCGAAGGCGAACGGCGAGGTGCGCAGCGCGGCCGTGCTCGACCGTTCCCTGAGCTGCCACATCAAGGACCTGGACATCACGTTCACCGGGCGCCTCGCGGCGGGCCGGATCGAGGTGATGGACACCCACGACGGCCCGCCGGGGCAGAAGGCGGAGATCCGGCTGGCGATGACCGGTGACGATCTGGTGTCGATGGTCGACGGAGAACTGAACTTCGCCCGGGCCTGGGCCTCGGGCCGGGTCAGGCTCGAAGCCGGCCTCCGCGATCTGCTGCGCCTCAGGGCGCTGCTGTAG
- a CDS encoding ABC transporter ATP-binding protein — translation MQRLTAESVTLAYDQWVIAEDLSVEIPDNSFTVIVGPNACGKSTLLRALSRMLKPSGGRVLLDGQTIHSMPAKKVARTLGLLPQSSIAPDGITVGDLVARGRYPHQGLLRQWSTEDERVVQESMAATGVAELADRYVDELSGGQRQRVWIAMALAQQTPLLLLDEPTTFLDIQHQLEVLDLCAELHENQGRTLVAVLHDLNQAARYATHLIAMRGGRIEAEGAPGDVVTAELVEQVFGVRAQVIDDPETGTPLVVPLARRRNANAKAHADAAPHADAEAHADAEAKPSEGAAPARTATAATGATTAAP, via the coding sequence ATGCAGCGCCTCACCGCGGAGTCGGTCACCCTCGCCTACGACCAGTGGGTCATCGCCGAGGACCTCTCGGTCGAGATACCCGACAACTCCTTCACCGTGATCGTCGGCCCCAACGCCTGCGGAAAGTCCACCCTGCTGCGCGCCCTGTCACGGATGCTGAAGCCCAGCGGGGGCCGGGTGCTGCTCGACGGGCAGACGATCCACTCGATGCCGGCGAAGAAGGTCGCGAGGACCCTCGGCCTGCTGCCCCAGTCGTCGATCGCCCCCGACGGCATCACCGTCGGCGATCTCGTCGCCCGCGGCCGCTACCCGCACCAGGGCCTGCTGCGCCAGTGGTCCACGGAGGACGAGCGCGTCGTCCAGGAGTCGATGGCCGCGACGGGCGTTGCCGAGCTGGCCGACCGGTACGTCGACGAGCTCTCCGGCGGCCAGCGCCAGCGCGTCTGGATCGCGATGGCCCTCGCCCAGCAGACCCCGCTGCTGCTCCTCGACGAGCCGACGACCTTCCTCGACATCCAGCACCAGCTGGAGGTGCTCGACCTCTGCGCCGAGCTGCACGAGAACCAGGGCCGCACCCTGGTGGCCGTCCTGCACGACCTCAACCAGGCCGCCCGCTACGCCACGCACCTGATCGCGATGCGCGGCGGGCGGATCGAGGCCGAGGGCGCGCCGGGCGACGTGGTCACCGCCGAGCTGGTCGAGCAGGTCTTCGGGGTGCGCGCGCAGGTCATCGACGACCCGGAGACGGGCACGCCGCTGGTGGTGCCGCTGGCCCGGCGCCGTAACGCCAATGCCAAAGCCCACGCTGACGCCGCACCGCACGCTGACGCCGAAGCCCACGCTGACGCCGAGGCGAAGCCATCTGAGGGGGCCGCCCCCGCAAGGACGGCGACGGCGGCCACGGGGGCGACTACAGCAGCGCCCTGA
- a CDS encoding iron chelate uptake ABC transporter family permease subunit — MRAVKAIRTPGGFSVRVDRRASAVVVLLVAAALATAVVLVGSGDFPMAPGDVVATLLGDGTPAQEFIVRDVRLPRVLVGLLVGAALAVGGAVFQSLSRNPLGSPDVLGFSHGSVVGALTVIVLFQGDAFAVAGGAVVGGLVTGAGVYLLAWRRGVHGYRLVLVGIGVAAMLTGVIHYLLTKANLVDATRAVLWMTGSLDGRDWTQFWPLLAVCAVLVPLCLAFGRPLRMLEMGDDAAYALGVRVEWTRAVLIASAVLLTAVATAAAGPVAFVALSAPQLARRLTRSPGPNIAASAVMGAALLVSADWVATSAFGDRELPVGVVTGVLGGVYLLWLLVTERKAGRV, encoded by the coding sequence GTGAGAGCCGTGAAAGCGATACGCACCCCCGGCGGGTTCTCCGTCCGTGTGGACCGGAGGGCCTCGGCCGTCGTCGTGCTGCTCGTCGCCGCGGCCCTGGCCACGGCGGTCGTGCTCGTCGGCAGCGGCGACTTCCCGATGGCGCCCGGCGACGTCGTCGCCACACTGCTCGGCGACGGCACGCCCGCGCAGGAGTTCATCGTGCGGGACGTGCGGCTGCCGCGGGTCCTGGTCGGGCTGCTGGTCGGCGCGGCGCTCGCGGTGGGCGGCGCCGTCTTCCAGTCGCTGTCGCGCAACCCGCTGGGCAGCCCGGACGTGCTCGGTTTCAGCCATGGCTCGGTGGTGGGCGCGCTGACCGTGATCGTCCTGTTCCAGGGCGACGCGTTCGCCGTCGCGGGCGGTGCGGTCGTCGGCGGTCTGGTCACGGGGGCCGGCGTCTATCTGCTCGCGTGGCGGCGGGGCGTGCACGGCTACCGGCTGGTGCTGGTCGGTATCGGCGTCGCGGCGATGCTCACCGGCGTCATCCACTACCTCCTCACCAAGGCCAACCTGGTCGACGCGACCCGTGCCGTGCTGTGGATGACCGGCTCGCTCGACGGCCGCGACTGGACGCAGTTCTGGCCGCTGCTCGCCGTCTGCGCGGTGCTGGTCCCGCTGTGCCTCGCCTTCGGACGGCCGCTGCGGATGCTGGAGATGGGCGACGACGCGGCGTACGCGCTCGGGGTCCGCGTCGAGTGGACCCGGGCCGTCCTCATCGCTTCCGCCGTGCTGCTCACCGCCGTCGCGACGGCCGCGGCCGGTCCCGTCGCCTTCGTGGCGCTGAGCGCGCCGCAGCTGGCGCGCCGGCTCACCCGCTCGCCCGGCCCGAACATCGCCGCGTCCGCCGTGATGGGCGCCGCCCTGCTGGTGAGCGCCGACTGGGTCGCCACCTCGGCGTTCGGCGACCGGGAGCTGCCGGTCGGTGTCGTCACGGGTGTGCTCGGCGGTGTCTACCTGCTCTGGCTGCTCGTCACCGAGCGCAAGGCGGGGCGCGTGTGA
- a CDS encoding iron ABC transporter permease, with protein MLVDSLPEQSAEPTSAAPETESEPRRRHALRAAGLLLAVGVLLLVCVASIAIGAKSIPVGDVWHGLFHNSGTGNDVIVHDVRVPRTVLGLLVGVALGLAGAVMQALTRNPLAEPGILGVNAGAAAAVVSAISFLGVTTLSGYVWFAFLGAGAVSVVVYVLGGTRGATPVRLALAGTAATYVLFGYVNAVQLLDSAALDRLRFWSVGSLASADPGTITKVAPFIGVGVVLALLIARPLNAMEMGDDTARALGAHLTRTRVLAMVAITLLCGAATAACGPIVFIGLMVPHLVRAITGPDMRWILPYAAVLSPVLLLGSDVIGRVVARPSELQVGIVTAVIGGPVFIYLVRRKRMAQL; from the coding sequence GTGTTGGTCGACAGTCTTCCCGAACAGAGCGCTGAGCCGACGTCCGCAGCGCCCGAGACGGAGTCCGAGCCGCGCAGGCGCCATGCGCTGCGCGCTGCCGGGCTGCTGCTCGCCGTCGGCGTTCTGCTGCTGGTCTGTGTCGCGAGCATCGCGATCGGCGCCAAGTCGATCCCGGTCGGCGATGTGTGGCACGGCCTCTTCCACAACTCCGGTACCGGCAACGACGTGATCGTGCACGACGTGCGGGTGCCGCGGACCGTGCTCGGGCTGCTCGTGGGTGTGGCGCTCGGCCTCGCGGGCGCGGTGATGCAGGCGCTCACCCGCAATCCGCTCGCCGAGCCCGGGATCCTCGGGGTCAACGCGGGCGCCGCGGCCGCTGTCGTATCGGCCATCAGCTTCCTCGGTGTCACCACCCTCTCCGGCTACGTGTGGTTCGCCTTCCTGGGCGCCGGGGCCGTCTCGGTGGTCGTGTACGTCCTCGGCGGCACCCGCGGCGCCACGCCCGTGCGGCTCGCGCTCGCCGGCACCGCCGCCACGTACGTGCTCTTCGGGTACGTCAACGCCGTACAGCTGCTCGACTCCGCGGCGCTGGACCGGCTCCGCTTCTGGTCCGTCGGATCGCTCGCCTCGGCCGACCCCGGGACGATCACCAAGGTGGCGCCCTTCATCGGCGTGGGCGTGGTCCTTGCGCTGCTGATCGCCCGTCCGCTGAACGCGATGGAGATGGGTGACGACACGGCGCGGGCGCTGGGCGCGCATCTGACGCGTACCCGCGTCCTGGCCATGGTCGCCATCACCCTGCTCTGCGGTGCCGCGACCGCCGCCTGCGGGCCCATCGTCTTCATCGGCCTGATGGTGCCGCACCTGGTCCGGGCCATCACCGGTCCCGACATGCGGTGGATCCTGCCGTACGCGGCCGTGCTGTCGCCCGTGCTGCTGCTCGGCTCCGACGTCATCGGCCGGGTCGTCGCCCGCCCCTCCGAACTCCAGGTCGGCATCGTCACCGCGGTCATCGGCGGTCCGGTCTTCATCTACCTCGTACGCCGCAAGAGGATGGCGCAGCTGTGA
- a CDS encoding HAD-IIA family hydrolase, protein MDERGRTRPSGSAQALSQAYDTALLDLDGVVYAGGEAIAYAVEALGAARGGGMHLAYVTNNALRTPDAVARHLTELGVPAAPADVITSAQAVARLIAEQVPAGARVLVVGGEGLRVALRERGLEPVDSADDDPAAVVQGYGGPELAWGRFAEACYAVARGVPWFASNTDLTIPSARGIAPGNGAAVEVVRIATGGTPQVAGKPLPPMHRETILRTGAERPLVVGDRLDTDIEGAFNGGVDSLLVLTGVTDAAQLLAAEPKYRPTYVDADLRGLLTGQPEVTGTADAFACGGWTTAVRGDALVLEGDGEAMDGLRALCAAAWTHAEDGAGTLEAGKVLARLGL, encoded by the coding sequence ATGGACGAGCGGGGCAGGACCAGGCCGAGCGGTAGTGCGCAGGCGCTGAGCCAGGCGTATGACACGGCCCTGCTCGACCTGGACGGGGTCGTGTACGCGGGCGGGGAGGCGATCGCGTACGCCGTCGAGGCGCTCGGGGCGGCGCGCGGCGGCGGGATGCATCTCGCGTACGTCACGAACAACGCGCTGCGGACGCCGGACGCGGTGGCGCGCCATCTGACCGAGCTGGGTGTGCCGGCCGCTCCGGCCGACGTCATCACCTCGGCGCAGGCCGTGGCGAGGCTGATCGCCGAGCAGGTTCCCGCGGGTGCGCGGGTGTTGGTCGTGGGTGGCGAGGGGCTGCGGGTCGCGCTGCGTGAACGCGGCCTGGAGCCGGTGGACTCCGCGGACGACGATCCGGCCGCCGTGGTGCAGGGGTACGGCGGTCCCGAGCTGGCGTGGGGGCGGTTCGCAGAAGCGTGCTACGCGGTCGCGCGAGGGGTGCCGTGGTTCGCGTCGAACACGGATCTGACGATTCCCAGCGCGCGGGGCATCGCGCCGGGCAACGGGGCCGCGGTCGAGGTGGTCCGGATCGCGACGGGCGGCACGCCGCAGGTGGCGGGGAAGCCGCTGCCTCCGATGCACAGGGAGACGATTCTGCGGACGGGCGCCGAGCGGCCGCTGGTGGTCGGGGACCGGCTGGACACGGACATCGAGGGTGCGTTCAACGGGGGTGTGGACTCGCTGCTCGTCCTGACCGGGGTGACGGACGCGGCGCAGCTGCTGGCCGCGGAGCCGAAGTACCGGCCGACATACGTGGACGCGGATCTGCGCGGGCTGCTGACCGGGCAGCCGGAGGTGACGGGCACCGCGGACGCGTTCGCCTGCGGGGGCTGGACGACGGCCGTGCGTGGTGACGCCCTCGTCCTGGAGGGGGACGGCGAAGCGATGGACGGGCTGCGGGCGTTGTGTGCCGCGGCGTGGACGCATGCCGAGGACGGGGCGGGCACGCTGGAGGCGGGGAAGGTGCTGGCGCGGCTCGGTCTGTGA
- a CDS encoding DUF1015 domain-containing protein, with the protein MNTRGHAANGGLHMVPFRGLRYVPERIGSLAAVTSPPYDVVVRPDGLHHLESADPHNIVRLILPQADTPAARHQQAAETLDRWVAEGILALDPEPALYVYEQRKDDILQRGIIGALALSTPDEGIVLPHEDVMPHVVADRAALMRTTSANLEPLLLTYRSDGTATGATAVMERIVLGSPLLSTTTEDGFSHRLWAVTDPDDLTRISADLARHQALIADGHHRWATYLRLRDERPVPGAWNYGLVLLIDTARYPLRVRAIHRLLNRLPVSDALTAVKGHFRVQDVEGPLPRALESLAAAAGEGNAFLLAGDGRFHLLDRPDPALLSRTVPAGRPDAWRQLDATVLHSALLEHVWRIPDTPEDITYIHDTEAAVVQAERRGGTAVLMHPVREDVVRELARQGVTMPRKSTSFGPKPATGLVLRSLHLG; encoded by the coding sequence ATGAACACGAGAGGTCATGCGGCCAACGGCGGCCTGCACATGGTCCCGTTCCGCGGACTGCGCTACGTCCCCGAGCGGATCGGCAGCCTCGCCGCCGTGACCTCGCCCCCGTACGACGTCGTCGTGCGCCCCGACGGACTGCACCACCTGGAGTCCGCCGACCCCCACAACATCGTCCGGCTGATCCTCCCCCAGGCCGATACCCCCGCCGCCCGCCACCAGCAGGCCGCCGAAACCCTGGACCGCTGGGTCGCCGAAGGCATCCTCGCCCTCGACCCCGAGCCCGCGCTGTACGTCTACGAGCAGCGCAAGGACGACATCCTGCAACGCGGCATCATCGGCGCGCTCGCCCTGTCCACGCCCGACGAGGGCATCGTGCTCCCGCACGAGGACGTCATGCCGCACGTGGTGGCCGACCGTGCGGCCCTGATGCGCACCACGTCGGCCAATCTGGAGCCGCTGCTGCTGACGTACCGCAGCGACGGCACCGCGACCGGGGCCACCGCCGTCATGGAGCGGATCGTCCTCGGCAGCCCGCTGCTGTCGACGACCACGGAGGACGGCTTCAGCCACCGTCTGTGGGCGGTCACCGACCCGGACGACCTGACCCGGATCTCCGCCGACCTCGCCCGCCACCAGGCACTGATCGCCGACGGCCACCACCGCTGGGCCACCTACCTGCGGCTCCGCGACGAACGGCCCGTCCCCGGCGCGTGGAACTACGGTCTGGTGCTGCTGATCGACACGGCCCGCTATCCGCTCCGCGTACGCGCCATCCACCGCCTGCTCAACCGGCTCCCGGTCAGCGACGCCCTGACCGCCGTCAAGGGCCACTTCCGCGTCCAGGACGTCGAGGGGCCGCTCCCCCGCGCCCTGGAGTCACTGGCCGCGGCGGCGGGCGAGGGCAACGCCTTCCTGCTCGCGGGCGACGGCCGCTTCCATCTCCTGGACCGCCCGGACCCGGCCCTGCTGTCCCGCACGGTCCCGGCCGGACGCCCGGACGCATGGCGGCAGCTCGACGCGACCGTCCTGCACTCCGCGCTCCTGGAGCACGTCTGGCGGATCCCGGACACGCCCGAGGACATCACGTACATCCACGACACCGAGGCCGCCGTGGTGCAGGCCGAACGGCGCGGCGGCACGGCCGTACTGATGCATCCGGTACGGGAGGACGTCGTCCGGGAGCTCGCACGGCAGGGCGTCACCATGCCGAGGAAGTCCACGTCGTTCGGGCCCAAGCCCGCGACGGGACTGGTGCTGCGCAGCCTGCACCTCGGCTGA
- a CDS encoding tetratricopeptide repeat protein: MPIPEDVTGEEIDKDVRQELQSLPKGLAEDVAKNLVMVARLIDEEPEQAYGYSRVALRLASRVAAVREAAGFAAYATQKYSEALAEFRAARRMTGSVELWPVMADCERGLGRPERALAMAGEPEVQKLDKAGQVEMRLVAAGARRDMDQLEAAIVTLQSPELASNSVQPWTARLRYAYADALLAAGREDEAREWFAKAVEADKDGSTDASDRLAEMDGVEFVDALTDDSEGAEPVADRTTGDSAASPERHEDEQHDQGQGQDQDDDHGQDRDDNS; encoded by the coding sequence CTGCCGATCCCCGAGGACGTCACGGGCGAGGAGATCGACAAGGACGTACGGCAGGAGCTTCAGAGCCTGCCCAAGGGACTCGCCGAGGACGTCGCCAAGAACCTCGTGATGGTCGCGCGGCTGATCGACGAGGAGCCGGAGCAGGCGTACGGGTACTCGCGGGTAGCGCTGCGGCTCGCCTCGCGCGTCGCCGCCGTCCGCGAGGCCGCGGGCTTCGCCGCGTACGCGACGCAGAAGTACTCGGAGGCGCTTGCCGAGTTCCGGGCTGCTCGCCGGATGACCGGAAGCGTCGAGCTCTGGCCTGTGATGGCCGACTGCGAGCGTGGACTCGGCCGGCCCGAGCGGGCGCTGGCGATGGCCGGTGAGCCGGAGGTGCAGAAGCTCGACAAGGCCGGGCAGGTCGAGATGCGGCTGGTCGCCGCCGGTGCGCGGCGTGACATGGATCAGTTGGAGGCCGCCATCGTCACGCTGCAGAGCCCGGAGCTGGCGTCGAACTCCGTGCAGCCGTGGACCGCGCGCCTGCGGTACGCCTACGCCGACGCGCTGCTGGCCGCCGGACGCGAGGACGAGGCGCGCGAGTGGTTCGCCAAGGCCGTCGAGGCCGACAAGGACGGGTCCACGGACGCGTCCGACCGGCTCGCCGAGATGGACGGAGTGGAGTTCGTCGACGCGCTCACCGACGACTCCGAGGGTGCCGAGCCCGTCGCTGACCGGACCACCGGCGACTCAGCTGCCTCCCCGGAGCGGCACGAGGACGAGCAGCACGACCAGGGCCAGGGCCAGGACCAGGACGACGACCACGGTCAGGACCGGGACGACAACAGCTGA